CACGGGAAGCCGGACTCGTCGTCTGCAGGCTCGTCGGCCTCGGGCTCGTCGGCGGCAGCCGCCTCATCGGCGTCTTCGGCTTCGGCATCGCCATCATCGGTATCCTCGGCGGGCGCGTCTGTCTCGGTCGCAGTATCGCTCTGGGCGTCCTCATCGGCGGTCGCGCCAGAATCCTGCTCGTCGGGCGACGTCCCGCCGCTGCTGGTCACCGGAGGGCTGTAGGTGCTCGTGGGCGGCTGCTCATCCGCAACCTCGGCCACTGTGATCGTGATCGTTTCGGAGTCCGACGCAGTGCCGTCCGAGACGGTCACGGTGATGCTGTACGTACCCGGCCCCTGCGCCTCGGTGGGCGTCCAGGTGAAGACGCCCGTGGCGCTGTCGATCGCCGCCCCCGCGGGCGCACCCGCGCCGAGCGAGTAGGTGAGCGTGTTCGCGGGCACGTCCGCATCGGTCGCGCTCGCTGTGAACGTGAGCTCGTCGAGCTCATCCACGCTCTTATCGCCGATCGCGCCGAGCACGGGCGCCGTGTTGACCTCGGCCACGGTGACCGTGATGGTCTCGGAGTCGGTCAGCTCCCCGTCTGAGGCGACGACCGTGAAGGCGTGGGCGCCATTCTGGGCCTCAGTGGGCGTCCAGGAGAACACGCCGGTCGTGCTGTCGATCGAAGCTCCGGCAGGCGCACCGGCGCCGAGCGAGTAGGCGAGCGTGTTCGCGGGCAGGTCGGCGTCGGTGGCGCTGGCCGTGAACGTCAGCTCGGCGAGCTCATCGACCGACTTGTCGCCGATGGCGTCGAGCACGGGCGCGGCGTTGACCTCGGCCACGGTGACCGTGATGGTCTCGGAGTCGGACGCGGTGCCGTCCGAGACGGTCACGGTGATGTCGTAGCTCCCCGGCCCCTGCGCCTCGGTGGGCGTCCAGGTGAAGACGCCGGTCGTGCTGTCGATCGAAGCTCCCGAAGGCGCACCCGCGCCGAGCGAGTAGGTCAGCGTGTTCGCGGGCAGGTCGGCATCGGTGGCGCTGGCCGTGAACGTGAGCTCGGACAGCTCGTCGACCGTCTTATCGCCGATGGCGCCAAGCACGGGCGGGGCGTTGACCTCGGCCACGGTGACCGTGATCGTTTCGGAGTCCACGCCGCCCTTGCCGTCGGTGACGACCACGGTGATGTCGTAGCTGCCCGACCCCTGCGCCTCGGTGGGCGTCCATGAGAACACGCCGGTCGTGCTGTCGATCGAAGCTCCCGCGGGAGCACCGGCGGCGAGCGAGTAGGTCAGCGTGTTCGCGGGCAGATCGGCGTCTGTGGCGGTCGCCGTGAACGTGAGCTCGGCGAGCTCGTCGGCCGTCTTATCGCCGATGGCGCCAAGCACGGGCGCGGCGTTGACCTCGGCTACTGTGATCGTGATGGTCTCGAACGCAGACGAGACGCCGTCGGTGACGATAACGGTGACCGGGTAGCTGCCCGGGCCGTGCGCCTCGCTGGGCGTCCAGGTGAAGACACCGTCGGGCGTCATCGCTGCTCCCGCCGGAGCGGGGATGGCGAGCCTGTAGGTGAGCGCCTGCGCCGGGATGTCGGCGTCGGTGGCGCTCGCTGTGAACGTGAGCTCAGAAAGCTCGTTCACGCTCTTGTCGCCGATCGCACCGAGCACGGGCGCGCTGTTCACC
Above is a window of Anaerosoma tenue DNA encoding:
- a CDS encoding putative Ig domain-containing protein, coding for MRLAILTLLAVALAVAPTMLAHAAPGGQSLAMGSGGHKLQIRSDGTLWVWGYNNNGQLGLGDTADRLVPVQAGTDTDWVSVAAGGYAGVGHSLALKDDGTLWAWGYNNYGQLGLGDTANRTSPTQVGTDTDWVSVTVGRHHSLAIKADGTLWVWGYNPFGQLGQGDTVNRTSPTQVGTDTDWAQAAGNGYSSYAIKTGGALWAWGYNYYGQLGLGDTANRTSPTQVGTDTDWVTVQSGESFAMGIRSDGTLWAWGDNTAGQLGQGDTANRTSPTQVDTDSDWAGVEGGSRHVIAVRTDGTLWAWGNNYAGNLGLGDLNNRLVPTQVGIGTDWAFPVAGVNDSGALKTDGSAWLWGYNLEDHLGFGADAPSRFTAPTLLAAPPALGPIGDKSVDELSELTFTATATDADVPADTLAYSLDASAPVGAAIDSATGVFTWTPTEAQGPGSYPVTVSVSDGKGGVDSEAITVTVAEVNSAPVLGAIGDKSVNELSELTFTASATDADIPAQALTYRLAIPAPAGAAMTPDGVFTWTPSEAHGPGSYPVTVIVTDGVSSAFETITITVAEVNAAPVLGAIGDKTADELAELTFTATATDADLPANTLTYSLAAGAPAGASIDSTTGVFSWTPTEAQGSGSYDITVVVTDGKGGVDSETITVTVAEVNAPPVLGAIGDKTVDELSELTFTASATDADLPANTLTYSLGAGAPSGASIDSTTGVFTWTPTEAQGPGSYDITVTVSDGTASDSETITVTVAEVNAAPVLDAIGDKSVDELAELTFTASATDADLPANTLAYSLGAGAPAGASIDSTTGVFSWTPTEAQNGAHAFTVVASDGELTDSETITVTVAEVNTAPVLGAIGDKSVDELDELTFTASATDADVPANTLTYSLGAGAPAGAAIDSATGVFTWTPTEAQGPGTYSITVTVSDGTASDSETITITVAEVADEQPPTSTYSPPVTSSGGTSPDEQDSGATADEDAQSDTATETDAPAEDTDDGDAEAEDADEAAAADEPEADEPADDESGFPWWMLAVAGVLAGVGLAGWAIRTRSAGSGTS